The DNA segment ATACAGCGGGGTCAGGTTATCAAACGGGATTCTGGTCTGGGCAACACTCGGGGGATCAAAGTTTACGCTTTCAACCCGCAGCATGGCAAAGAAACGCTCGCTGTCCTTGGGGGGGCGTATCTGCCCGTATACCGTGTCACCGGTCTTGAGGTTGAACAGTCTGATCTGGGATGGACTGACGTAGATATCGTCCTGTCCGGAAAGATAGGAATTCTGCGGAGAACGCAGGAATCCGTATCCGTCGGGGAGGATCTCCAGGGAGCCGTAGGCATAAATAGTCCCGTTGCGATCGGTATGTGCCTTGAGGATGGCAAACACCACCTCTTGTTTTTTCATGGCCATGAAGTTTTCCTGCGACAAGCCCAGCTTGACCGCAAAGTCACGTAGCTCCTTCATGCTCATGTTGATCAGATCGTTGATACTCAACGACCGATCCTTGCTGCCGTTCTCTTCTATGTACTTGCCGCCGTAGTTCTTCTGATAATTGCCGTTGCCGGACTTGTTGCTGCGATTTTTTTTATTGCCCCGATTGTTCTTTGCAGAGCCGCCGGAATCCCGGCTGCTGTCACCGCCGGAGACATTGCCCCGAGCGCTGCCGCGCGTGCCGGCATCGCGGCTGCTGTCGTCGTCGGCAGAAGTCCTGGCGGCGTCATCACTGCGAGACCCGCCATCGTTGTCCTTTTTCAGCTCCACCCGAATCTTCTTTTTCCGAACCTTCTTCGGGGCAGCATCATCGGTGTCGGTCTTCTGGGCCTCATCGGCTGATTCCTGCGGTTGCTCGGCTGCCCCCGCGGGTTCAGCCTGGCTCTTGTCTTCCGGCGATTCTGTCTCGCTTCCAGAGCTGTTCTGCTCTGCCGCCAGATCAAGTTCCGCCTGATATTCTTCTGACGAAGAGGAACGTGCATCGCCCTCGCTCCGTTGTCTTCGAATAACTGCCATTCACATCTCCATTGTCTTCATCTTTTTGCTGTTCTCGATCGCTGGCCGTGCTGCCATCAGAATCGTAGTGGAAGTGCATTCGGAAAGTTCAGTCTGCAGATTCATTACGATAGCCGCTCCCGGTGTCTTTGTCAATTGATACCACCAGCTGTTCTAAAATCCGGATAGCCTGTTCGGCTGCCTGATGCTGTATATCTTCGCGGGTGCCGGAAAAGGTATGCCGCCGGATCAGCTCCCTCCCGTCCCGCATTGCCGCGCCGATCCAGACCAGACCGACCGGTTTTTCTGCACTGCCCCCACCCGGGCCGGCTATACCGCTGATCGCGGCAACAAGCTCAACCGGGGCCCGCTGCAATGCACCCTCCAGCAAGGCACGAACCGTTTCCCGGCTTACCGCTCCATGTCGCTGCAGGGTCTCGCCCGATATACCCAGCATCTGCTGCTTGGCCTGATCATCGTACACAACCCAGCCGCCCCACAAGACACGCGAACAGCCAGGCACCCTGGACAGATAATGTGCTGCCAGACCCGCGGTACAGGATTCCGCCAGTGCCAGCCTTATACAACGCTGTTCCAGCAGTTCCAGCAATCGGGCAGCAGCTTCCACTATGACTTGCTGAATCCTCGTACGGATTCCTTCAGCTGGCCAACCGGCGCCGAAAAGACATCGACCGCATCACTGTTCTTGACCATCTGACATTTACCTTCGAATGATACCCCGTCCTCTATACGGACAGCGGCAGTCTTTACATTACCGTATATCCGCGCGGATGGCAGCATCTCCACACGCTGACTGGCCTCGATATTGCCACGAACCATACCGCCAACTATAACGCTCTCGGCGCGCACATTCGCCTCTACCTCGGCACCATCCTCGATATACAGATATCCTTTGGATTCAATCTCGCCCTCAAACCGCCCGCTCAGTTGTACCGACTCCGCAAAACGGAGGGTACCCTTCATGCGTACGGTCTTGCCGATTCGGGTTACAGTTTTCGGTAGTGTTCGCTCGTCGTATGACATCTCGGCTCCTTGGCGGGCAGCGTTCTGCACATTGCGTGTATATTATTTGGTTTGCATGACAAACACGCCATCCCAGTCTTCTGGCGGCGGATTGTCCAGGTAATGCTGGCATCTGTCGAGGTACACCCTGGAGGGACCATCGTCCGGATCCAGTTCAAGCGCCTGTGCGAACAGTTGCCTGGCCTCACCAAACTCCATAAGCTTATACATATTTCGTCCGGCCGTAAAGTATTCCAGTACCTTGCGCTTGGTATCGGAGACCATCAATCCTCCCCGGCGAGCTCCCGCTCGGTTCGTGCCAGACTGGATACATGCTCCTGGTACTTCTGCTCCAGAACCTCGAGGGTAACCTCGTTGGCCTTCATGCGACTGTCTTCGCCGGCCAGTTCATCAATCTCTTCATGCAGTGCATCCAGCGCAGCCATGGTATTATGCACCTCCTGCGTCAGCCTGGTACAGAACCGGCCAACTGCTTCCGGATCATCAACATTCAACTGTTCGGCGGTTTCCCGCAATCCCTGCAGGGGTTCGCGCAAATGGTTGGTAAAATAGACCAGAGAATTGTTCAGTGATTCTATCAGCACCAGTCGCCGCTCGCGCTGAATCAACTGTCGTGCGAGATCCCGCTGACGCAATACCGCCTTTATACGGGCGAAAACCTCGGAAAAGTTGAAGGGTTTGGTGATATAGTCCTCTATACCGAGCTCAAAACCCTCTATCTTGTCCTGCACATCCTGCATCGCCGAAAACATCATGATCGGGATATCCCGATAATCGGCCCACTCGGGATCGGTTTTCAGCAGCCGGGTGACCTCCCAGCCATTCATGCGCGGCATGATATTATCCAGAATGATAAGATCCGGGGTTTCCTCACGCACCTGGGCAAGGGCATCCTCACCGTTCTCGGCGGTTGTCACACGAAACCCAAGCTTGCTCAGCATAACATCAAAGAAGTCAAGATTGATTTTTTCGTCATCAACAATCAGGATCCGCTCTTTATTCTTCATACCAGTTCCTTATTTATTCTGCACGGCTTTCCGGCGATCTGTCAATTGACGAAAACCGCGATAGAAAGCTGTGCCAAGCATCACCGCTGCCGCAATACTGCACAGGTACGCAAACCAGTCTCCATAACCAGTATACAGGGTATCCGACTCGGTGTATACCGGAACATCCACGATCAGATGCCCCTCGACAAATGCCGGCAGCATATCCACAATCTGCCCGTTCGGGTCAATCAGGGTTGTCATACCGCCGTTGGTTGACCGCACCATGCTGCGACGGGTTTCTGCGGCACGAAAAACCGCCATCCCCATATGCTGCATTGCCGATGCAACCGAATCAGCCCAGGAATCGTTAGTCAGATTGACCAGCACCTCTGCGCCTTCCCTGACGAAATGCCGGTTCAGATACCCGAAGGTATCCTCGAAGCAGATCGGGGTAGAAAAGCGGATTCCAGCCGCCTCGAACACCGTGAGATCCTCGCCCTGCTCCCAGAAGGTTGTATCGTTTTCCACCAGCAGCCGATAGAGCCAGGGAAATGCCCGTTGATAGGGAAAGTGTTCGGTAAACGGCACCAGATGGGTCTTGCGATATGTCTGGACTATCTCTCGCCCCTGCATCAGCAGGACCGCATTGTAATCAAAGGCCTCAAGATCACCCTGGGCTGAACGACGCAGCTGGCGATCTCCGTTACCCAGCACATACGGCACCGGCTGATCTTCCAGAAAGTCCAGCAGTCGCTCCACCAGCTCCCAGCTTTCCAGCTGGGTGCGTGTGCGGCGGTGAAAATCGATACTCGGCACAAACGAAGTCTCGGACCAGACCACCAGCTCGATATCGGGATCGCTCTCCAGGGCCGCGCGGCTTTCGCGCATCAGCACATCCAGGCTGCGCCGATACGCGCGTGTACCGCCCTGCCAGGGGTCGATATTCTGTTGAACCAATGCCATACGAACCGTCGGGGTGTCCTGCAGATCAACCCGGAGTCCCGCTCCGGCTATTGCCACTGCCGCCATGAGGATCAGGTACCCGCCAGCAGCCCCGCGATACCGGCGGAATTCGGCATACAAACCGGCACGCGAGGGATTCCCGGTCCACCCGGTTATGATCCAGGCAACAAGAACCGATGGAAACAGCACCAGGGCGGACACACCCCACACCCCGGTTACGGAGCTGATACGCACCAGCCAGGGAAGCTGATACTGACTGTAGCCAATTATGCCGTAGCTGTACCCGAGAAATCCAAGCGTCCGGAAATACTCGTACGCCATCCAGAACACCAGCTGCACCAGAAAGCCCCAGCGAGGAAACCAGTGGCGAGCCAGCTGCAGGGCAGGAACCAGGGCCAGAAAGTAGCCGGCATAGATAACCGGTACAATAAAGATAGCCAGGGGATGGAAGTTTGCCAGCCAGTAGTTCAGCAGGGCATACGACAGGAAGCCGAAAAACGCCCCCCAGATCGGCCCGGACCACCAGCTGATGCGATTTACTGCAATAAAAAAAGGAATCAGGGCAATATAGGCCAGCGGATACAGCCCGCCATGATGCAGATAGGAAGGAAATGCGAGTGCAAACAGAGCAGCCGACAGACTGAACAGGCTCAAATGCAGGGAAAACCGCCGCAGCATACTCAGCTTCGCAGATCCCAGGCAGCCTGTTTCAGTTCTTTCCCGGGGCGGAACACAACCACCCCGTGATTCTCGACTGATACCAGCTCACCCGTACGCGGGTTTCGGGCACGGTCACGACCCTTGCGGGTTCGTATCTCGAAGGTGCCGAACCCCCGGAACTCGACAACACGGTCTTCCAGCAGAGCCCCCTTCACCTCGTGAAAAAAGGCATCGACGATGCTCTGCACCTCTCGACGATGCATACCTTCCTGTTCGGCAATGGTTTCGACGATTTCGGCTTTGGTGAGTTTTGAGGGGGCCATGACAATCTCCGGCAACGGACTATGCCGACTGCAGACCCTTCAGCTTTTTCGCCATGCGTGATTTTTTGCGGGCAACACTGTTTGCATGGTAGACATTCTTGCCGGCAGCAGTGTCCATGAGTTTCTGCGCCTGAACGAAGCTCTCCTGCGCCTTGGCTGCATCGCCTTCGGCAACAGCAGCGTCGAATCGTTTGATGGCGGTGCGAACGGTACCGCGAATGCCGCGATTATGAACCCTGCGCTTGACTGATTGTCTGTGCCGTTTTGCGGCGGAAGCTATATTAGCCAATGTAAATCCTCCGATAAAGTCTTGGTGTCTGCGAAAGCTACCCCATTACTCCTGTTCTGTCAATGGTTTACCCGGGAAAGGAATTTCAGTACTCTTTCCTCATGGGTATACTCCTGTTCTACGCTGTTCTGCTGTTACTACTGATTGTCCGGGAAATGGAACTCTCTGTCAGATTTGCATTTTTCCGCCGCGCTACACTGCGACGCAGTGAACGCCTTATCGCTACCGGAGCGGGATTTCTGCTGCGCCTGGTGCGACCCACTGCCGGGATCCATCGAACGGATCGGGATCTCACCACAGCCCAGGAGCTCCGCGTAGAATGAAGGCCTATCTCACACTGCTGCCGTACTTCCGGCAGTACCTTCGCTGGTACCTTGTTGGCAGCGTTGCCCTGCTGGTCGCCTCGGGCAGCCAACTGCTCATTCCGCTGTTTATCCGGGATGCCGTAGATATCATCGCCTTTGGGGATTTCACCCTGCAGCAGCTCCTGAGGCCCTTGCTTTTCATGATGCTGGCCGCGACAGCAATCGTGATCGGGCGCCTGGGATGGCGCTTCTGCATCCACGGCGCCTCGCGCCGGATCGAGGGACAGCTGCGCAGCCGATTGTTCTCGCATCTGCTCAGGCTTTCCCCAGCCTACTACAACCGCACCTCGATCGGTGACCTGATGGCCAGGGCCACCAACGATATGAATGCGATACGGATGGCATCCGGGATGGCACTGGTAGCAGCGGTTGACGGTGTGTTTATGACCATTGCCATCCTGGCGATACTGTTTGCCCAGGCACCCCAACTGGCAGCCTACACTATTATCCCCTTTCCCCTGATCACCCTGTTCATCCTGTCATTAGGCAAGATTGTCGGAAAGCTGTTCCGCGGGGTTCAGGACAGCTTCAGTCAGGTCAGCACCCAGGCGCAGGAGGTATTGTCCGGGATCTCGGTGGTGAAAAGCTACGCCAAACAGGACAGATTCATTCAGCGCTTTGCAGATGCCAACTGGGACTACCAGCAGCGTAATATGCGGCTGGTTCGCATCTGGGGCCTGTTCATGCCGATTATCACCTTCCTGTCCGGAACTACAACCCTGCTGCTGCTGCGATTCGGGGGTGAGCAGGTTATCATCGGCAGTATCTCTCCAGGCACATTTGTGGCAACCTTGAGCTATCTGCAGCTGCTGGTCTGGCCGATGATGGGCGCCGGGTGGCTGGTAAACCTGATCCAGCGCGGGGCGGCATCCCTGCAGCGCATCAACGAGGTGCTGGACACCGAGCCGGAAATTTGCCAACCCGACAATCCCCGGCCCCTGGATACCATAGAACAGATCGAGATACGCAACCTGAACTTTCACTACAGCCCACAGGAGCCGCCAGTACTCCAGGATATATCACTGACCATCCCCCACGGGAAAACCATTGGCCTGCTCGGCCGTACCGGCAGCGGAAAATCCAGTCTGATACAGCTGCTGTGCCGCCTCTACAATCCACCACCCGGCACCGTGCTGATCAACGGCAGCGATATTCTGCAGCTTGACCTGCAGCAGCTCCGCGCCAGGATCGGGGTGGTCTCCCAGAACTCGTTTCTGTTCTCGGCTACACTCCGCGACAACATCGCATTCGGGGTACCCGGGGCTCCCCATCCGCTGCTGGAGAGGGTTGCTGGCGTGGCCACCATCGACCGTGATATGCAGGATTTCCCACGCGGCTGGGAAACCCCGATCGGCGAGCGGGGCATCACCCTGTCCGGCGGACAAAAGCAGCGCACCACCATTGCCCGTGCCCTGGCAGTTCAGCCCGACGTCCTGATTTTCGATGATGCCCTGTCAGCGGTAGACACCGAAACCGAGGAGAACATCCTGGAGCGGCTGTTCGCTGAACGCCGCGGGCGGACCAATATCATCATCAGCCATCGGGTATCCACCCTGTCGCACACCGACTATATATACGTGCTGGATCACGGGCGCATCCTGCAGCACGGCACCCACCGCAGCCTGAGCCGCAGCGCAGGCTTGTATCGCGATATTGTACTGATGCAACAGCTTGACCGTGCCCACGAAGACCACCCGCACCACGAGGATCAACAGTGATGGAACAGGAAAAGATACTGACCGGCTACAACCACACCGTGATGAAGCGCCTGCTGGCGTACGCCTGGCCTCACCGCCTGGTGCTGGGGATAGCATTGCTGGCTCTGGTTGCCGGCGCCGTCGGTCAGCTGGCGCTGCCAATTATTATTCAACGTGCGGTTGACCGCCACATGGTGCGCAGCTACCTCGAGATCCATTCAGCAGGAATTCCCCGCCTTGACGCCGATCCAGGTAAGGCTGCCCGAAGACTGCTGGACATGGCTACCCCGGTGGGCGACACCGCCTTTGTCTCGCGGGAAGACCTGCAGCAAATTCCCGGTGCGCAACGGCAGCAGCTGACCGAAACCGGGGTACTGGGCACCCGTGAATTCCAGGTATTCGACCGAACCCGGTTTGACCATAGCATCCTGCCCTCACCCCCCTACGCACTGGATGACGAATTCTTTGCCTACCCCGGCTCGGAACTGGATGACCTGAGCCCGGAAATGGCGCGGCAGCTGCGGCGCAGTGACATCCAGGCGCTGCACGGCACCAGCCTGCTCTTTCTGGGAATATTGCTGCTGGTTCTCGCTGCCGGGTTTACCCAGGTGTACCTCATGACCTATGCAGGGCAGAGCATCATGCGCCAACTGCGACTGCACCTGTTCTCGCACACCATCCGGCAAAGCATGAGCCACCTGAACACACAGCCAATCGGCCGGATGGTAAACCGTCTTACGAATGATGTAGAGACCATCAACGAGCTGTTCACCAGTGTCCTTATAACCATTGTGCGTGACATTGTAATGATGAGCGGGGTTGTTGCCGCCTTGCTGCTGGTTGATCTCCGCCTGGGAACCATTACGATCCTCACCCTGCTGCCGGTGTTTGTTATTACCGCCATATTTCGCCGATTATCACGCCGCGCCTTCCGACGGGTCCGCCACTGGGTGTCTCAGGTCAACACCTTTCTGTCGGAGCATCTGGGCGGCATGTCCATTGTACAGATGTTTGCACGTGAAGACCGCACCCGGGATGAGTTTGCATCGATAAACAACACCCTGGTATCCGCCAGCCTGGCCGAGATGCGGGTCTTTGCTATCTTCCGCCCCCTGATCGACCTGCTGTCATCGACCTCGACCGCCGTTATGATTTACTTCGGTGCCGGGCTGTTTCTGCAGAATGCCGTATCACTGGGGGTGCTGATTGCATTTGTGAACCTGATACGCGAGTTTTACCGACCGGTAATGGAGCTGTCAGAGCAGTTCACCATCCTGCAATCGGCGATTGCCGGCGGGGAACGCGTATTCGAAATGATCGATACCCGCCAGGAAATACCGGACACCGGTACCACCGAGCTGCCACACCCAGCCGGAGAGATTGCCTTCGAGCAGGTCTGGTTCAGTTACCATCCGGGCGAACCGGTGATTCGCGACCTCAGCTTCCGGATCGAACCTGGCATGACCGCCGCCATTGTCGGGTATACCGGAGCCGGCAAGACAACAATTGCCAAACTGCTGACCAGGCTGTACGACATAGACACCGGCAGGATTACCCTGGACGGCTGCGACCTTCGTGATCTGCCGTTGCAGCAGCTGCGGCGGCTGGTGCAGCCCATCCAGCAGGATGTATTCCTGTTTCACGACACCATCGCCGAGAATATCTCGCTGGGCTCGTCCGCCAACGGGATCAGCATTGAGCAGGCGGCCCAGCTGGTGCAGGCCGACAGATTTATCGATGCCCTGCCGCACGGCTACCAGACCATCCTGCAGGAGGGGGGAGCGAATCTGTCCACCGGGCAGCGACAGCTGCTGTCGTTTGCACGGGCGATCTACCACAACCCGCGGGTTATCATACTTGACGAGGCTACGGCCAACATCGATACCGAGACCGAACGCAGCATCCAGCAGGCCATGCAAACTGTCCTGCAGGGCCGTACCAGCCTGGTTATCGCGCACCGCCTGTCCACCATCCAGGCAGCCGATGTGATCATTGTATTGAGTCACGGCGAGATTGCGGAAATAGGCACTCACCAGGAACTGCTGTCACAGCGCGGGATGTATCACTCGCTGTACCGGCTGCAGTACCAGGAGGAGCACCTGGATTATTCCGGCTGAAGGCGCATGACTGCCGGCTCTGCAGTCCGGCAGCAGTTCGGACAACTGCAATCCTCCACCCACCAGCGTCGGGAATCCTGATCGTAGCGCAGGGCACACCCCGGCAGATACCGGCGACCGCCAACCTGCCCGATCACCGTAACCCTGTTTGCAAGAATGTTTACATCGCTCACGGTACAGCGTTCCCCGTCGCAGGTGAGCTTGACACCAGGCTGCGGGAATCGCTTGCTTTCCTCGGCATAGGCCTCGTACTCAAAGTTCAGACAACACAGCAAACGCCCACAGGCCCCGGATATCTTTGAGGATGATACCGGTATTCCCTGGGTTTTGGCCATTTTGATAGACACCGGCTTCATGCGATCATTCACCGAGTTGCAGCAGAACGGGCGACCGCATATCCCCAGACCGCCCAGAAACCGGGATTCGTCACGAACCCCCACCTGGCGCAGTTCTATACGCGTCTTGAAATGCGGGATAAGGTCGGATATCAAACCGCGAAAATCGACCCGATTCTCGGCGGTAAAATAGAATAACAGCCGGGGGTCAAGCAGGACATAGTGAGCAGCGACCAGGTTCATCCCCAGCCGGTGCTGCTGTACCAGTTCCCGACAGATCTGCAGCGCTTCACGCTCCCTGGGCTTGTTTGCCTCGCGCCTGGCGAAGTCGGCCTCCTCTGCCGGACGATGATAGTCCCAGTCCGGCAGCTGGTCGAGCTCATGCCGATCTGTTGGGGTGCCGGTTATCCGCGCCAGATCCCGTCCGAAGGGGGTGCCGGCAATACAGTGATCGCCAGGACTGAATACCCGGTCGGTCGTGTTAACCCTGACCGCCCCGCTCTCCTGCGAATGCAGCAGCTTGACTGCATAAATAGTGCTCTCGGCACTCATAGTATCCTCTCCATCCCCGGTTCCACCGCCTCTCGGCACCCGCATTGCACCTACAACATCAGTGCAGCATATCGATCAGCAGGCCCTGTATCTCCTCAACCTGAGCCATAAGCTGCAACTGTTCACGCTGGGTAGCCGCTACACCGTCCAGCAGCTGGGCGAGCTTGGCATCCACTACCCGCAACAGCGAAAAGCTTTTTCGCTTGAGAATATGGGACCCCGAGGAGTGCTCCTCCACAATAATGCCGTCGCGCACGACCTTTTCCACCAGGGCTCGCACCAGCTCACGGTACACGGAGCTGTTCTCCTGGCCCGGGAACTGCTTCAGTCTTTCTCCAGCAGCCTGAATCTCCTGAAACAGCTCCTCGGCTTCCTGCTGCTGCAGCGGCCCGGCAGCTGCTGCAGTCTCGGCAGACTGCCCATCCTCCAGGAGCTTGCCAAATACACCCGCGGGGCGCTTGGACCGCTTTTTCTTGTCGCTGCGTGCAGGCTGCTGCGAAAGCGGGAAGAATGACCCAGGCTGGATATCGATACGTTCCATCGCGCTATCTGACCTGGGACTTCAGATCTTCCAGCGTCTCCTCGGCGGGAGCCTCATCACCACCGCGCAGCCAGCCAAACAACCCCCGTTTTTTCCGATACTGCTCCGGGGTTATGCGCATCTCCATCGGCACTCCGCTGATCTGCATCAATCCGTCAATCAGCACACCCTCCTCGGCCACCAGGCGAGGCGCATAGATATCGCCGATTACCACGGCACTCGATAAAAGGATAACCTTTTGCGAAGCCTCTATCACCCCGCGAACCGCGCCGCCGATTACTACGGTGGCGGCCTGCACCTCACACTCGGCCCGACCGTTCATGCCGATCAGAATCTTTCCGGTTGTCTTTATACTGCCGGCATAATCACCGTCGATTCGCAACAGTCCTCGCGTGTTGATATCACCACGGAAGAACGATCCCGTACCTACCAGCGAGTTAATTACCAGCTCGTCTGTTTCATGTCCCATTATACATCCTATGTACCAGATCGGCGGGGTCCTGTCCACCGACCGGCAGAATCTGCCGACAGAATAAAATCAGCCGGGTCAAGCATATCCGAACCCAGCATAATCTCGAATCCAAGCTGGGGTGCGGTTACATACCCGGTATCCCCTACCTCACCGATTGCCTGCCCCTGCGAGACCCGTTCACCCTCAGATACAAAAACCCCGTTCAGGTGAGCATACTGCGTTGAAATACCGTAGCGATGCTCGATACGAACATACCAGCCGCGTTCAGCAGGATCAAACCGCACCGCCGCAACGGTTCCATTTGCTGCCGAAATCACGGGATTCCCGAAGCCGGGCACCGCGATCTTTACCCCGCGATTAATATGCCATACATCAAACACCGGATGAAACCCGGGGCCGAATCCGCTTACCACCGTCCCCTTGCCGTGCTGAATCGGCCAGAGATGCGGGATATCCTCGAGCAGATCCTGTTGATCCTGGACTGCCGCATAGATTCGCTGCATCGGCTCCAGCGAGGACTCGAGGCTGCTGCGCATCTGCTGCAGATTATACAGCTCACGAAAGTCGCCATCCTGCACCTCCTGCAGCCCGAAAAGGTCGCCAAGATCGCCGTCGGCAGGACGTCCGGATCCGGTATCGGCGCTCTCCAGACCGAACCTGGTCAGTGCCTGACTCATTGCCGCATCGAATTCGCGCGTCTGCTGCTGCAGCCGTCCGATCTCGCCGATTACCCGCTCCAGTTCCGCCTCGGCTTGCTGGTCGGCCTGTCGCTGCTGCACCTGCAGGGTGTCACTGGCGGTATACTCAGCGGCCAGCACGATAAACGAGACAACCACCAGGGCTGCCACCACCATCACCAGCAACACGGCATAGATATTTATCTTGATATGGAATGATTTTTTATGAGAGTGCGGCACCACCATCACCGTGAAGGTGCGCTGCGGCGAGGCGAACACCGACCGGATAAAGCCGAATATGCCCCGTTTACCGGGTTTTTTCTCCCTGGAATCCTGATTCACTGAACTGCTCCCACGACGCTTGGATCGCATCAAAAAATTAGCATGCACTCATGGTTCTGTCAAACAAGCCGGGGATTCCAGTCCCAAAGCTTGACGGAAGTCATTCCGGGTGCTATCCTGTGCTTTGAGACTCACGGTTATCGCAACCGGCGGTCATCGTATTAATCACACATAACGGAAAAAGCCATGAGAATGTTTGATACTCACGCACACGTTGGGTTGATCCATGACGACCCAATCGAACAGCTTATTGTAGTACAGGAAGCACGGCAGGACAACATCGACGGTATCCTCAGCATTTGCAACAACCTTAGAGATTTTTTTGTTGTGTACGAAAATCTAAAGACAGCACCAAATGTATATTTTGCCGTAGGCGTCTCCCCCTCAGAGGTAACCAACCCCGGTCGCGACTGGGAAGAACAGATCGAACAGGGGGCAGCCATGCCACGGGTTGTGGCAATCGGCGAAACCGGTCTGGATTACTTCCGCAAGTTTGGCGACAAAAACTCCCAGATCGAGCTCTTTATTCGCCAGCTGGAGATTGCCGATCGCCTGCGCCTCCCGGTCATTATCCATAACCGGGAGGCTGGCGGCGACACCCTGGAGATTCTGCGCGAAAAACTGCCGAGTAAGGGTGGCGTCCTTCACTGCTATTCCGAGGATTGGGCGTTTGCCCAGCAAGCTCTCGAGCTGAACCTGTACATCTCGTTCGCCGGCAACGTAACCTATCGCAATGCCCGCACGCTGCATGAAACTGCCCTGAATATGCCGCTGGATCGCATGCTGGTGGAGTCCGAGAGCCCCTTTATGGTGCCGGCTCAGCATCGCGGCAAACGCAACAAACCCAGCTACATGGGCGAAACAGTTCGCTTCCTCGCCGAACTGCGGGAGATGCCGGAGGATGAAATGGCAGATATCCTGTTCCAGAATGCCTGCCGGCTGTTCAATATCGAGCCCTGATACCCGCAGGCCCTGATCACAGTTGACCCTTTACCCGCTGAGTGATATACACATGGCGTG comes from the Spirochaeta africana DSM 8902 genome and includes:
- a CDS encoding ABC transporter ATP-binding protein; protein product: MKAYLTLLPYFRQYLRWYLVGSVALLVASGSQLLIPLFIRDAVDIIAFGDFTLQQLLRPLLFMMLAATAIVIGRLGWRFCIHGASRRIEGQLRSRLFSHLLRLSPAYYNRTSIGDLMARATNDMNAIRMASGMALVAAVDGVFMTIAILAILFAQAPQLAAYTIIPFPLITLFILSLGKIVGKLFRGVQDSFSQVSTQAQEVLSGISVVKSYAKQDRFIQRFADANWDYQQRNMRLVRIWGLFMPIITFLSGTTTLLLLRFGGEQVIIGSISPGTFVATLSYLQLLVWPMMGAGWLVNLIQRGAASLQRINEVLDTEPEICQPDNPRPLDTIEQIEIRNLNFHYSPQEPPVLQDISLTIPHGKTIGLLGRTGSGKSSLIQLLCRLYNPPPGTVLINGSDILQLDLQQLRARIGVVSQNSFLFSATLRDNIAFGVPGAPHPLLERVAGVATIDRDMQDFPRGWETPIGERGITLSGGQKQRTTIARALAVQPDVLIFDDALSAVDTETEENILERLFAERRGRTNIIISHRVSTLSHTDYIYVLDHGRILQHGTHRSLSRSAGLYRDIVLMQQLDRAHEDHPHHEDQQ
- a CDS encoding ABC transporter ATP-binding protein, with the protein product MEQEKILTGYNHTVMKRLLAYAWPHRLVLGIALLALVAGAVGQLALPIIIQRAVDRHMVRSYLEIHSAGIPRLDADPGKAARRLLDMATPVGDTAFVSREDLQQIPGAQRQQLTETGVLGTREFQVFDRTRFDHSILPSPPYALDDEFFAYPGSELDDLSPEMARQLRRSDIQALHGTSLLFLGILLLVLAAGFTQVYLMTYAGQSIMRQLRLHLFSHTIRQSMSHLNTQPIGRMVNRLTNDVETINELFTSVLITIVRDIVMMSGVVAALLLVDLRLGTITILTLLPVFVITAIFRRLSRRAFRRVRHWVSQVNTFLSEHLGGMSIVQMFAREDRTRDEFASINNTLVSASLAEMRVFAIFRPLIDLLSSTSTAVMIYFGAGLFLQNAVSLGVLIAFVNLIREFYRPVMELSEQFTILQSAIAGGERVFEMIDTRQEIPDTGTTELPHPAGEIAFEQVWFSYHPGEPVIRDLSFRIEPGMTAAIVGYTGAGKTTIAKLLTRLYDIDTGRITLDGCDLRDLPLQQLRRLVQPIQQDVFLFHDTIAENISLGSSANGISIEQAAQLVQADRFIDALPHGYQTILQEGGANLSTGQRQLLSFARAIYHNPRVIILDEATANIDTETERSIQQAMQTVLQGRTSLVIAHRLSTIQAADVIIVLSHGEIAEIGTHQELLSQRGMYHSLYRLQYQEEHLDYSG
- a CDS encoding PSP1 domain-containing protein, producing MSAESTIYAVKLLHSQESGAVRVNTTDRVFSPGDHCIAGTPFGRDLARITGTPTDRHELDQLPDWDYHRPAEEADFARREANKPREREALQICRELVQQHRLGMNLVAAHYVLLDPRLLFYFTAENRVDFRGLISDLIPHFKTRIELRQVGVRDESRFLGGLGICGRPFCCNSVNDRMKPVSIKMAKTQGIPVSSSKISGACGRLLCCLNFEYEAYAEESKRFPQPGVKLTCDGERCTVSDVNILANRVTVIGQVGGRRYLPGCALRYDQDSRRWWVEDCSCPNCCRTAEPAVMRLQPE
- a CDS encoding YaaR family protein produces the protein MERIDIQPGSFFPLSQQPARSDKKKRSKRPAGVFGKLLEDGQSAETAAAAGPLQQQEAEELFQEIQAAGERLKQFPGQENSSVYRELVRALVEKVVRDGIIVEEHSSGSHILKRKSFSLLRVVDAKLAQLLDGVAATQREQLQLMAQVEEIQGLLIDMLH
- a CDS encoding bactofilin family protein; its protein translation is MGHETDELVINSLVGTGSFFRGDINTRGLLRIDGDYAGSIKTTGKILIGMNGRAECEVQAATVVIGGAVRGVIEASQKVILLSSAVVIGDIYAPRLVAEEGVLIDGLMQISGVPMEMRITPEQYRKKRGLFGWLRGGDEAPAEETLEDLKSQVR
- a CDS encoding M23 family metallopeptidase, with translation MRSKRRGSSSVNQDSREKKPGKRGIFGFIRSVFASPQRTFTVMVVPHSHKKSFHIKINIYAVLLVMVVAALVVVSFIVLAAEYTASDTLQVQQRQADQQAEAELERVIGEIGRLQQQTREFDAAMSQALTRFGLESADTGSGRPADGDLGDLFGLQEVQDGDFRELYNLQQMRSSLESSLEPMQRIYAAVQDQQDLLEDIPHLWPIQHGKGTVVSGFGPGFHPVFDVWHINRGVKIAVPGFGNPVISAANGTVAAVRFDPAERGWYVRIEHRYGISTQYAHLNGVFVSEGERVSQGQAIGEVGDTGYVTAPQLGFEIMLGSDMLDPADFILSADSAGRWTGPRRSGT